The following is a genomic window from Psychrobacter immobilis.
ATGCAAGCGCCGCAGACCAATACTTGACCGCCTTTTTCGATAAAGGCTTCTAACAATTCGCCCGCAGGTTCAAATGGCGCGCCAATATTGACGTTATCTAAAGCGTTGGGCAATGCCAAATGTACCGCGTCCACCATCAATATCACTGAGGCAGAATGACCTTTTTTAAGTGCGACACCTGCCATAGTAAATGCTAAGGTGATTTTGCTTGGATTTGATTCACTATTATCAAATAACGTACCGACATAATCCGTCGTGTTAGCCATATTATTCTCCTTATAAGACTGTTTTAATTAGATAGTATTTAGTTGAGCTGAGTATGATGCTCACTACTATCCTAATATTTAATATATATATTTATATAATGTATTGTTAGGAAATAGTAGTTATAAGGTTAACTGATTGTGAATAGGTGTTTGTGACTTATGAATAAAGTTAAAAAATAAATGCTAACTTTGCGGTGGCCACGGGCGATCAGCATCACTGACGATCCATTCTGCTACATAGCCACTCGGTGGCAACTGCCAATCTGCTTGCCCCAATGAGGTTAGTACACGTGCTGTTTCTATCACCTTACCTTTTTCAGTCACGCCCGTCCGCAGTAGCGCAGAGGAGCAAGGTTTGCCCTTTACCCACATCGACTGCTCGATATATATCCAACGCTCATCGAAGCCGACGATATGCGTTTTCATGGTGACCTTATCAAAAGCGCGAATACGTTTGCGATATTGGATGGTACTACCAGCGACGACCAAACCCCAACGCTGCTTGAGCAGTTGACGTCCAAGCCCGCTACGCACCGCGAAGTCAGTACGACCCATATCAAAAAGGGTAAGTACGCGACCATTATTCATCTCTAAGAAATTATCAATATCTGTCAGACGACAGCGAAAGCTAATCTCACTCGTATCTTTAAACGTTAAGGTATTGCCTTTTTTGACTTGTAGCGCGGCGTGGGCGATGGTGCTGGCATAACGGATAAAGGGATACATAGTGCAATCTCAAAAGAGTAAAAGGTAAGGTGAGTATTCTTATTTTAGGGCTTATTAGATGCTACACCGATATGATTAAAATAAGCGCTGACAGTTTCAGGTATCCAGTTGATATCAAATCTTGATTTTTTATAAAGATGCGGCGATTTGTCTTTATCAGAGAGATAACGAATAAAACCCACATGCCCGCCATGCTCAGTGTCTAAGATAGTGACACTGTTAGACACATCGTTTGGCGTGGCGGTAAAACCAAGGAAGGGGTCGTCTTTGGCACTAATAAGTAACAATGGTTTCGTTACTTTTATTAAATAAGGCAGGGCTGATGAGGCTTGATAGTAGTGGTTATTAGAGCGGTAGCCGTGACGCGGCGCGGTAAAGATATCGTCAAAGTCACTGATGCGATTGACCGCTTTGATCGAGTCGATCTCCTCTTTGCTGATGTCATTGGCTAAGGCTTTTTTGATAATGGGGTTGAGCAAATAAGGCGTATAGATACGATGACTCAAAAAGCTGTGCATACTAAGCGCCGCTGATGACATATCGACGGGAGCGGAGATAACAGCCGCGCCTTGGCAGATTGCTTCGTCACCATATTCGCCCATGTATTTCGCCAACGCGTTACCGCCTAGTGACACCCCAACCGCATAAATATTGGCGTACTGTTGACTTAGGTTTTGCAGCGCGTGATGCACTTCATCCGTGTCACCCGCATTATAAAAAACTCGACCATTAGCAGGAATGCCGCCACAACTGCGGAAGTGCGCCACCACAAAGTGCCAGCCCTGAGCGTGCATCTGATGCGCCAAAGCACGTGCATAATAGCTGTCGCTGCTGCCTTCCATACCGTGGAATAGCACGATTAATGGCGTTTGTTCACGCTCGCCATTTTCTACGGTTTCGATAGGATGCGCATCATAAAAGTCATAAGCAATATCACTTTCATCCAACGAGTCTTTTTCGACCACACGGCGATAAGTGGGTGCTTTAGGAGCAAAAAGCTTAGGAAGGATACTTTGCAGGTGCGGATTGGTCAGCCAAAAGGGCGGTTTAAAAGGCGCTGGAGAGAAGGGTTGACTCGATTTTGACGTTGGCGAATTTGAGGTTGGCATAAAGGTATCTTATTTAATGGGCGTTAAAATCATCTTTAACAATCAGTGCCTTATCATACCCATGCCAGTTATCAAAACCAATAAGATTTAGTGAATGCTCAGTGAACGCATGGTTACTCATTCAATTTTTCCGACGCATCTAATACCCGCCCATCCATCGCCAGACGTTCTTTTAAATGGTCGATATCTGCCTCAGCAATCGTCACGGTCAATGTCACTTGTTTACTATAAGCGATATCATCGATACAGCCATTTAAACTGTCGACCACATAGCGGCATTGTGCTTCGGTCGCAAACTCTGCCAATATCTGCACTTGTACCATTGGCACATAAGGGCTTAAATCCATCTCATCGACGACTGCTTGCGCTGCGCCTGCATAAGCACGGGTTAGACCGCCTGCGCCCAGTTTAATACCACCAAAATAACGCACCACGATAATAATGACGTTACCGATCGCTTTATGCTGCAACACATTTAATATCGGGCGACCTGCTGTACTATTTGGTTCACCATCATCATCAAAACCAGCACTGGTGGTGTTATTGGGGTCGCCAATGATATACGCCCAGCAGTGATGACGGGCGTCAGCGTATTGCTCACGTAATTGTTCCACGTGAAACATTGCTTGCTCACGCGAGGTTACAGGATAAGCGTAAGCAATAAACTCGGATTTTTTAATTTCTAAGCGCGCAGTGACAGCACGTTTTAGCGTTTGATAGCTCATATTTCATCAGGTCTAGGTTGGATATGGTAAACTTGTCTAACTTTCACTGTCGTCCACATTGGGTACAGTGTTCATTTAATTTTTTATTATAGTACCACTTCTGACCCATGAAGATAGCGGACAAGCTCAGTGCGAGTGCTGGTGTCGTTAGCTGCTACGGTAAAGTAGGTATCATCAAACGAATGGTAGGCAATATATGCGTCTAGATAAATTTTTGAGTAAAGCCACTGAGCTATCGCGTAAAGAATCCAAAAAAATTCTGCACGCTGGTGAAGTAACGGTAAATGATCAGGTCATCAAAGACCCAGGCGTCCACGTCGATGTGGTCAATGACGATGTGATTTGGGCAGGCGAGCCATTATCGGTCGCTGCGGGCAGTCGTTATATTCTATTACATAAGCCTGAAGGCTTTGAATGTACGCTGAAAGTAAAAGAGCATCCAATTGTCACTGAACTGATTGCGGTGCCAGAGCTTGGTAGTTTGCGCATTGCAGGGCGTCTCGATGTTGATACGACTGGTGCATTACTGATGAGTGATGATGGTAAATGGTTGCATCGTGTTACCAGTCCTAAGCACGAACATGCCAAAATTTATGAGCTGACTTTAGCCGATGCGATGGATGAAGCGGCGCAAGCCAATGCCGTCAAAGAGGTCGCTGAAGGCATTCTTTTAGAAGGCGATCACGAAGAAACAAAACCTGCGGTTCTAGAATTCATTGACGAGACCCATGCACGTTTGACCCTTGAGCAAGGTAAATATCATCAAGTAAAACGCATGATGGGTTACTTTGGCAATCGAGTGGTTGAGCTGCATCGCGCTAGTGTCGGTCATATCACTTTGGAAGGATTAGAGAAAGGCGACAGTCGCTTTTTAACACCTGAAGAAGTCGCTAAGTTCTAAGTTTTTCATCTTGAAATGAACTCGCAAGCACTTCTTTACAATCAGCAGCCACTTCACGTGTGCTGCTTTTTTTGACCGTAGTGTTTGACCATGTTTTTTAACTGTAGTTTTTAACTATCACTTTTACCCTGTTATGTCTCGTGTGCACACTGTGTTGCCTATCTCTTAAAGCTCAGTAGCAGTTTTGCAAAGTTGAGCCGTTAAACCTTTGCAAAAGTATTCCTTGTGCTAAAGTCTGGCTATCTTTTTTTAATCTATTTTTTTACATAATATCGTTGTCTTTATTAAAATTGGCTATTGTTAGAAGCGAGCATTATTAGAAACGGCTATTCTTAAGATTGAGTGTTGTTAAAATTAAAGGTTATTAAAAATCGTTGTTACTGAAACGCGCTGTTATCAAAAGCTGTTTTTGTTAAAACCAGATAGGACTGTCTCTGTGAAATCATCTCTATTAAAAT
Proteins encoded in this region:
- a CDS encoding pseudouridine synthase, with protein sequence MRLDKFLSKATELSRKESKKILHAGEVTVNDQVIKDPGVHVDVVNDDVIWAGEPLSVAAGSRYILLHKPEGFECTLKVKEHPIVTELIAVPELGSLRIAGRLDVDTTGALLMSDDGKWLHRVTSPKHEHAKIYELTLADAMDEAAQANAVKEVAEGILLEGDHEETKPAVLEFIDETHARLTLEQGKYHQVKRMMGYFGNRVVELHRASVGHITLEGLEKGDSRFLTPEEVAKF
- a CDS encoding YigZ family protein, with translation MSYQTLKRAVTARLEIKKSEFIAYAYPVTSREQAMFHVEQLREQYADARHHCWAYIIGDPNNTTSAGFDDDGEPNSTAGRPILNVLQHKAIGNVIIIVVRYFGGIKLGAGGLTRAYAGAAQAVVDEMDLSPYVPMVQVQILAEFATEAQCRYVVDSLNGCIDDIAYSKQVTLTVTIAEADIDHLKERLAMDGRVLDASEKLNE
- a CDS encoding YheT family hydrolase, giving the protein MPTSNSPTSKSSQPFSPAPFKPPFWLTNPHLQSILPKLFAPKAPTYRRVVEKDSLDESDIAYDFYDAHPIETVENGEREQTPLIVLFHGMEGSSDSYYARALAHQMHAQGWHFVVAHFRSCGGIPANGRVFYNAGDTDEVHHALQNLSQQYANIYAVGVSLGGNALAKYMGEYGDEAICQGAAVISAPVDMSSAALSMHSFLSHRIYTPYLLNPIIKKALANDISKEEIDSIKAVNRISDFDDIFTAPRHGYRSNNHYYQASSALPYLIKVTKPLLLISAKDDPFLGFTATPNDVSNSVTILDTEHGGHVGFIRYLSDKDKSPHLYKKSRFDINWIPETVSAYFNHIGVASNKP
- a CDS encoding acyl-CoA thioesterase, giving the protein MYPFIRYASTIAHAALQVKKGNTLTFKDTSEISFRCRLTDIDNFLEMNNGRVLTLFDMGRTDFAVRSGLGRQLLKQRWGLVVAGSTIQYRKRIRAFDKVTMKTHIVGFDERWIYIEQSMWVKGKPCSSALLRTGVTEKGKVIETARVLTSLGQADWQLPPSGYVAEWIVSDADRPWPPQS
- a CDS encoding DsrE family protein translates to MANTTDYVGTLFDNSESNPSKITLAFTMAGVALKKGHSASVILMVDAVHLALPNALDNVNIGAPFEPAGELLEAFIEKGGQVLVCGACMKHNGVEESAIDKRFEVISGDDVVELLMNAKGSLQLN